The following proteins are co-located in the Hevea brasiliensis isolate MT/VB/25A 57/8 chromosome 11, ASM3005281v1, whole genome shotgun sequence genome:
- the LOC131170642 gene encoding G-type lectin S-receptor-like serine/threonine-protein kinase SD2-5: MAIRRNKTAVTLFIIIIGIIILLTIFFAGLTTAAIIVAGFLVVALAMGFWYVFLRKKRDEEECIEDNFLSGMPMRFTYQELKVATGDFKKKLGGGGFGSVFEGTLQNGDKIAVKRLDAMGQGTKEFLAEVKTIGSIHHVNLVKLIGFCAEKLQRLLVYEYMCNGSLDKWIFCKESLASLDWQIRRTIVLDIAKGLAYLHEECRQRIVHLDIKPQNILLDEKLRAKISDFGLCKLIDRDQSQVVTTMRGTPGYLAPEFLSSAITEKADVYSFGILVMEVVCGKKNLERSQPEEFVHLLPIFMRKAEEDQLVVMVDGSSQDMQLHNSEAVQVMKVAIWCLQSDYKRRPSMSDVVKVLEGNLDVEADLDYTLHNPTTIAATIREAEQGTTTLILPSFLSGPRYWRYRERAQ, translated from the coding sequence ATGGCTATCCGGAGGAATAAGACAGCTGTTACGCTGTTTATCATCATCATCGGCATCATCATCTTACTTACCATATTTTTTGCAGGACTCACAACAGCCGCCATAATAGTTGCAGGCTTCCTTGTTGTGGCTCTGGCCATGGGCTTCTGGTATGTGTTTTTAAGGAAGAAAAGGGATGAAGAGGAATGTATAGAAGATAATTTTCTATCAGGAATGCCCATGAGATTCACTTACCAAGAATTGAAAGTAGCCACTGGAGATTTCAAGAAAAAGCTTGGAGGAGGAGGGTTTGGATCAGTTTTTGAAGGCACTCTTCAAAACGGAGATAAAATTGCAGTCAAGCGCCTTGATGCTATGGGCCAAGGGACGAAAGAATTCTTGGCTGAGGTCAAGACTATAGGAAGCATCCACCATGTTAACCTTGTGAAGCTAATTGGCTTCTGCGCAGAAAAATTGCAAAGGCTTCTGGTATATGAGTACATGTGTAATGGGTCTTTAGACAAATGGATTTTCTGTAAAGAATCGCTAGCTTCTTTAGACTGGCAAATTAGAAGGACAATTGTCCTGGACATAGCAAAGGGGCTGGCCTATCTCCATGAAGAATGTAGACAGAGAATAGTACATTTAGATATCAAACCCCAAAATATACTATTGGATGAAAAACTTCGTGCGAAGATATCAGATTTTGGCTTGTGTAAGTTGATTGATAGGGATCAAAGCCAAGTGGTAACCACGATGAGAGGAACTCCCGGCTATTTGGCCCCTGAATTTTTGAGCTCAGCAATCACAGAGAAGGCAGATGTTTATAGCTTTGGGATCTTAGTCATGGAAGTAGTTTGTggaaagaaaaatttagaaaggtCACAGCCTGAGGAATTCGTGCATTTGCTCCCAATTTTCATGAGAAAAGCAGAGGAGGATCAATTGGTGGTTATGGTTGACGGAAGCAGTCAGGATATGCAACTGCATAACTCAGAAGCTGTTCAGGTGATGAAGGTTGCAATTTGGTGTCTGCAAAGTGATTACAAAAGGAGGCCTTCCATGTCAGATGTGGTTAAAGTCCTAGAAGGTAATTTGGACGTGGAAGCTGATCTAGACTACACCTTGCATAATCCAACAACAATAGCAGCAACGATAAGAGAGGCTGAGCAGGGAACCACAACTTTAATATTGCCATCTTTTCTATCGGGACCAAG